The proteins below are encoded in one region of Halocatena salina:
- a CDS encoding type 1 glutamine amidotransferase domain-containing protein, giving the protein MPSALFIVSEEGYWGEECIEPLTALSEAGVDVTVSTPSGSPPVIDERSVDPEEVGAETADHIRSVHETDERLNDPIPLAEVDADAYDAVVFPGGHGTVWDINHDRHARRALATAVAGETGVALVICHAVGIFAFARTETGEPLAEGRDVTGFPDAWEEGIVDDHDRLPDGRKIPYWVEDEVTAVGANWDAELDADTSVTVDGDLITARGPESSTAAAQTLLEELEIA; this is encoded by the coding sequence ATGCCATCAGCACTGTTCATCGTCAGCGAAGAGGGCTACTGGGGCGAAGAGTGTATCGAGCCGTTGACGGCGCTCTCGGAGGCGGGTGTCGACGTCACAGTGTCGACACCATCAGGATCTCCGCCAGTCATCGACGAACGGTCGGTCGATCCTGAGGAAGTCGGAGCCGAGACCGCAGATCACATCCGTTCCGTTCACGAGACCGACGAACGGTTGAACGATCCGATCCCGCTTGCCGAAGTCGACGCCGATGCCTACGACGCCGTGGTGTTTCCTGGCGGCCACGGAACGGTGTGGGATATCAACCACGACCGCCACGCCCGCCGAGCACTTGCCACCGCTGTGGCGGGTGAGACAGGCGTCGCACTCGTTATCTGTCACGCAGTCGGGATCTTCGCGTTTGCCCGAACGGAAACCGGTGAACCGCTCGCTGAGGGACGGGACGTGACCGGCTTTCCAGACGCGTGGGAGGAGGGCATCGTCGACGACCACGACCGGCTACCCGATGGCCGGAAGATCCCTTATTGGGTCGAAGACGAAGTCACTGCTGTCGGAGCCAACTGGGACGCTGAACTCGACGCCGACACGAGCGTCACTGTCGATGGAGATCTCATCACCGCACGCGGGCCGGAATCCTCGACAGCAGCCGCTCAAACACTCCTAGAAGAACTCGAGATCGCGTAG